In candidate division KSB1 bacterium, a single genomic region encodes these proteins:
- a CDS encoding DUF1302 family protein, whose translation MNCKIKPKALRFILAGLVLLFAVHPLLAQGLSINGYVRQYTGVLTSEDTEYLIVQNTLDLELRHSKGDVAFKANPYVYHYRDRDQKIGLREAYIDIYFRSMDVRVGKQQIIWGKAQGVFITDIVSPKDLREFLLPDFEEIRMGVTAVKADYYIGNHALELVWLPVFTPTRMPEEGSIWRPRMDFPITPQFDTSQQEVEGSLKNSEWFIKYSALTSALDVEIMAGTAWDDDPTLHISKRFDPQNRQLDALTVTPKHHRLTLGGGSFSTTLGPVVMRGEGAFYRGKYFNTADPTVADAVVEKDYMHYLLGLDYSIWDIQCSGQFIQEAILDYEPGIEQDEFENTMTVRARRDFLRETLTLELFSYIGLNHNDALIRPRLYYDLSDGFEILLGANLFTGDQGRFGQYEDNDMGYFKIKYSF comes from the coding sequence ATGAATTGCAAAATAAAACCAAAAGCCCTGCGGTTCATTCTGGCAGGACTGGTATTGTTGTTTGCTGTTCATCCGCTTCTGGCGCAAGGCTTGTCAATAAACGGTTATGTGCGTCAGTATACCGGTGTTTTGACGAGTGAGGATACCGAATATTTGATTGTGCAGAATACGCTTGACCTGGAATTGCGGCATAGCAAGGGTGATGTGGCATTCAAGGCCAATCCGTATGTTTATCATTACCGCGACCGCGACCAGAAAATCGGGCTGCGCGAGGCCTATATTGATATTTATTTTCGTTCCATGGATGTGCGTGTGGGCAAACAGCAGATTATCTGGGGCAAAGCCCAGGGCGTGTTCATCACCGATATTGTGTCTCCCAAAGATTTACGCGAGTTTTTGCTGCCGGACTTTGAAGAAATCCGTATGGGTGTTACCGCGGTTAAAGCGGATTATTATATTGGAAATCACGCTTTGGAACTGGTGTGGCTGCCGGTGTTCACACCGACGCGTATGCCGGAAGAAGGCTCGATTTGGCGTCCGCGTATGGATTTCCCCATAACGCCGCAATTCGACACATCACAACAAGAGGTCGAGGGATCGCTAAAAAACAGCGAATGGTTTATAAAGTATTCCGCTCTCACTTCGGCTCTTGACGTTGAAATCATGGCCGGTACTGCCTGGGATGATGATCCGACTTTGCACATCAGCAAACGGTTTGATCCGCAAAATCGACAGCTTGATGCCCTGACCGTCACGCCAAAGCATCATCGATTGACCCTTGGAGGCGGTAGTTTCAGCACGACACTCGGTCCCGTCGTCATGCGCGGCGAAGGCGCTTTTTATCGCGGCAAGTATTTCAACACCGCTGATCCGACTGTTGCGGACGCGGTGGTTGAAAAAGATTATATGCACTATCTGCTGGGTCTGGATTACAGCATCTGGGATATTCAATGCAGCGGTCAGTTTATTCAGGAGGCGATTCTCGACTATGAACCGGGTATTGAACAGGACGAGTTTGAAAACACCATGACCGTGCGGGCGCGGCGCGATTTTTTGCGCGAGACGTTGACGCTGGAACTGTTTTCCTATATCGGTCTGAATCATAATGATGCCCTGATTCGGCCGCGTCTCTATTATGATTTGTCCGACGGCTTTGAGATCCTTTTGGGCGCCAATTTGTTCACCGGCGACCAGGGCCGGTTTGGTCAATATGAGGATAATGATATGGGTTATTTTAAAATCAAATATAGTTTTTAG
- a CDS encoding glycosyl hydrolase family 28 protein, whose protein sequence is MRLFFAFFLLSTMVYAFDQPLDGFAASQMYNVYVNGEKLFVARTDTFDFCSVDVDSVLHVRIETAQDLRWVDIRPKFDNIDFDYTNHSISFHLDAPAQLSVELNGESTHPLYLFANPPFSPDPEIYKDALVFERGLYEPGEIQLQSDQTVILEPGAVVRGYFVAEHAENIRIIGRGVVDGSAYSSGRSQPANRKILLKHCRDVSIEGIFIVNNPTWTIEPMFCRNVRIENVKILNHQFGSDGIDMVGCQDVHIDDSFIRANDDCVVIKTWGGDEKYPKTPKKGVNVSNITVRNSVFWNMSWGNALEIGFELRADSVRQLLFENCDVIHVDRGAVMSIHNGDYATVCDVTYRDIRVENADHKLIDLAVFLSQYSLDRHPDPAYREKNYLHGAWDGVQKVPEGKKQAHAEHRGHIKNIVFENISILDGPLPFSVIAGYNQKHAVENVVIDNLRVYGNKVETRQEAKLNVANARKLEIR, encoded by the coding sequence ATGAGACTGTTTTTTGCGTTTTTTCTATTATCAACCATGGTGTATGCATTTGATCAACCCCTTGACGGTTTTGCTGCCTCTCAGATGTATAATGTCTATGTGAATGGGGAAAAACTGTTTGTGGCACGAACGGATACATTTGATTTTTGTTCCGTTGATGTGGATAGCGTCCTGCATGTGCGCATTGAAACCGCACAGGATCTTCGCTGGGTGGATATTCGTCCCAAGTTTGATAATATTGATTTCGATTATACGAATCACAGCATCAGCTTTCATCTGGATGCACCGGCACAGTTGTCTGTCGAGCTGAACGGTGAGAGCACCCACCCCCTGTATCTGTTTGCCAATCCACCGTTTTCTCCGGATCCCGAGATCTATAAAGATGCTTTGGTATTCGAACGCGGACTCTACGAGCCCGGTGAGATTCAGCTGCAGAGCGATCAGACCGTCATTTTGGAACCCGGTGCGGTGGTGCGCGGGTATTTTGTCGCCGAGCACGCTGAGAATATCCGGATCATCGGCCGGGGTGTGGTGGACGGCAGCGCCTATAGTTCGGGCAGGTCCCAGCCGGCAAATCGTAAAATTCTGTTAAAGCACTGCCGCGATGTAAGCATCGAGGGTATTTTTATTGTTAACAATCCCACCTGGACCATCGAACCCATGTTCTGCCGCAATGTACGCATCGAAAATGTTAAAATTCTCAATCATCAATTCGGTTCGGACGGTATTGATATGGTGGGGTGTCAGGATGTGCATATTGATGATTCCTTTATCCGAGCCAATGATGACTGTGTGGTGATCAAAACCTGGGGCGGCGATGAAAAATATCCGAAAACACCGAAAAAGGGTGTAAACGTTTCCAATATCACGGTGCGCAATTCGGTGTTCTGGAACATGTCCTGGGGCAATGCCCTGGAGATCGGATTTGAACTGCGCGCCGATTCGGTCCGGCAACTTTTGTTTGAAAACTGCGATGTGATTCATGTGGACCGCGGTGCCGTGATGAGTATACACAACGGCGATTATGCAACGGTATGTGATGTCACCTACCGGGATATCCGGGTGGAAAATGCCGATCATAAACTCATCGATTTGGCGGTCTTTTTGTCGCAATACAGTCTGGACCGGCATCCGGACCCGGCCTATCGCGAGAAGAACTATCTGCACGGCGCCTGGGACGGCGTGCAAAAAGTGCCGGAGGGTAAAAAACAGGCGCATGCGGAACACCGGGGACATATCAAGAATATCGTATTTGAAAATATAAGCATATTGGACGGGCCGCTGCCGTTTTCCGTCATCGCGGGTTACAATCAAAAGCATGCGGTGGAGAACGTGGTCATTGACAATTTGCGCGTTTACGGGAACAAGGTTGAAACCCGACAGGAAGCGAAACTGAATGTAGCAAACGCCCGGAAACTAGAGATCCGGTGA